One Spinacia oleracea cultivar Varoflay chromosome 4, BTI_SOV_V1, whole genome shotgun sequence DNA segment encodes these proteins:
- the LOC130471497 gene encoding uncharacterized protein: protein MRIFEQKASPICDIQDLIILRLSWWIKGWGDPFPYSSDDILRNPQCLIWRSNTIKIPDPRHDNQLRVWLPSPCGVLKWNVDDSLNTALPKSAIGGVLRDNHGNFKCLLSSPIPTMEINNAEVLEIHRAIKISKGSDRIAFSKLIIESDSANAVKWCNESNGGP, encoded by the coding sequence ATGCGAATTTTCGAACAAAAGGCAAGCCCTATATGTGACATTCAAGACCTTATTATATTGAGGCTTAGTTGGTGGATCAAAGGTTGGGGGGACCCTTTCCCTTATAGCTCCGATGACATCCTTCGCAACCCACAATGCCTAATATGGCGAAGCAACACCATTAAAATCCCTGATCCTCGCCATGATAACCAACTCCGTGTTTGGTTGCCCTCGCCATGTGGTGTCCTTAAATGGAACGTTGATGATTCTCTTAATACCGCCCTACCTAAGTCAGCTATCGGGGGTGTGTTGAGGGACAACCATGGTAACTTTAAGTGCCTGTTATCCTCACCAATACCCACCATGGAAATCAATAATGCTGAGGTCTTGGAAATTCACCGTGCCATAAAGATCTCCAAGGGCAGTGACCGAATTGCGTTTTCCAAGCTAATAATAGAGTCTGACTCAGCCAACGCGGTGAAATGGTGCAACGAGAGTAACGGCGGCCCATGA